Proteins found in one Erwinia sp. SLM-02 genomic segment:
- a CDS encoding SDR family NAD(P)-dependent oxidoreductase, which translates to MHPASLFDLQGKTALVTGGGSGIGAAMAEALARAGASVILAARREGPLAETAQRLNERGPTVRYFCADVSSVSEINALASQCGAVDILVNAAGINLRQPFEDVSEAAWDQQLALHLKAPFFMTQALAPGMAQRGWGRIINIASLQSLRAFDNSAPYGAGKGGIVQLTRAIAQRWGRDGVNCNAIGPGFFPTALTGPVFASDELRERHAAHTCLGRNGEMADLHGVTLFLASQASAYITGQTLMVDGGYSAV; encoded by the coding sequence ATGCATCCTGCATCCTTATTTGATCTACAGGGCAAAACGGCGCTGGTTACCGGCGGCGGCAGTGGGATTGGCGCGGCGATGGCGGAGGCGTTAGCCCGGGCCGGTGCCTCGGTGATCCTCGCCGCCCGCCGCGAAGGGCCGCTGGCGGAAACGGCGCAGCGGCTGAACGAGCGGGGACCGACGGTGCGTTATTTCTGTGCCGACGTCAGCAGCGTCAGCGAAATCAATGCGCTGGCGTCGCAGTGCGGTGCGGTGGATATCCTGGTCAACGCGGCAGGGATTAATCTGCGGCAGCCGTTTGAGGACGTCAGCGAAGCCGCCTGGGACCAGCAGCTGGCGTTGCATCTTAAAGCACCGTTTTTCATGACCCAGGCGCTGGCCCCGGGCATGGCGCAGCGCGGCTGGGGGCGAATAATCAATATTGCTTCGCTGCAGTCCCTGCGCGCCTTTGACAACAGCGCACCCTACGGCGCGGGTAAGGGCGGTATTGTGCAGCTGACGCGGGCCATCGCCCAGCGCTGGGGGCGCGACGGCGTGAACTGTAACGCCATCGGCCCCGGATTCTTCCCCACGGCGCTGACCGGGCCGGTGTTTGCCAGTGACGAACTGCGCGAGCGCCATGCGGCCCACACCTGTCTGGGGCGCAACGGCGAGATGGCCGATCTGCACGGCGTCACGCTGTTTCTCGCCAGCCAGGCCAGCGCCTACATCACCGGGCAAACACTGATGGTCGACGGCGGCTACAGCGCCGTCTGA
- a CDS encoding tartrate dehydrogenase, with product MRNYSIAAIPADGIGPEVISAGVEVLRALEQQNPQLRFAIETFDWGSDYYKQYGVMMPEDGLQTLKKFDAIYFGAVGAPDVPDHITLWGLRLPICQGFDQYANVRPTKILPGIIPPLRNCGPGDLDWVIVRENSEGEYSGNGGRAHRGLPEEVGTEVAIFTRVGVTRIMRYAFALAQSRPRKLLTVVTKSNAQRHGMVMWDEIAAEVAQEFPDVNWDKMLVDAMTHRMTLHPQSLDTIVATNLHADILSDLAGALAGSLGVAPTANIDPQRRFPSMFEPIHGSAFDITGKGIANPVASFWTAVQMLEHLGEREAAALVMEGIEDVCAKGILTPDVGGSATTAEVTRALVSFITAKAPIAESA from the coding sequence ATGCGTAACTACTCTATTGCCGCCATTCCCGCCGACGGTATCGGCCCTGAAGTGATTTCCGCCGGCGTTGAAGTGCTTCGCGCGCTGGAACAGCAAAACCCGCAGCTCAGGTTTGCTATTGAAACCTTCGACTGGGGTTCTGATTACTATAAACAATACGGGGTGATGATGCCGGAGGACGGCCTGCAGACGCTGAAAAAGTTCGACGCCATCTACTTTGGCGCGGTCGGCGCGCCGGATGTGCCGGACCATATCACCCTGTGGGGACTGCGGCTGCCGATCTGCCAGGGCTTTGACCAGTACGCAAACGTCCGCCCGACCAAAATCCTGCCCGGCATTATCCCGCCGCTGCGCAACTGCGGACCGGGCGATCTGGACTGGGTGATCGTGCGTGAAAACTCAGAGGGAGAGTATTCCGGTAACGGCGGCCGCGCGCACCGTGGCCTGCCGGAAGAGGTCGGCACCGAAGTGGCGATCTTCACCCGCGTCGGCGTGACCCGCATTATGCGCTATGCCTTTGCCCTGGCGCAGTCCCGCCCGCGCAAACTGCTGACGGTGGTGACCAAATCCAACGCCCAGCGGCACGGGATGGTGATGTGGGATGAAATCGCCGCTGAAGTGGCGCAGGAGTTCCCGGACGTCAACTGGGACAAAATGCTGGTGGATGCGATGACCCACCGCATGACGCTGCATCCGCAGAGCCTGGATACCATCGTCGCCACCAACCTGCACGCCGATATTCTGTCCGATCTGGCCGGGGCGCTGGCGGGCAGTCTGGGCGTGGCACCGACAGCCAATATCGATCCGCAGCGCCGCTTCCCGTCGATGTTCGAACCGATTCACGGCTCGGCATTCGATATCACCGGCAAAGGCATCGCTAATCCGGTTGCCAGCTTCTGGACCGCCGTGCAAATGCTGGAGCACCTGGGCGAACGCGAGGCCGCCGCGCTGGTAATGGAGGGCATCGAAGACGTCTGCGCGAAAGGCATTCTGACCCCGGACGTCGGCGGCAGCGCGACGACCGCCGAGGTTACCCGGGCGCTGGTCAGCTTTATTACGGCCAAAGCCCCCATCGCCGAGAGCGCATAA
- a CDS encoding glycerate kinase type-2 family protein: MTNPQAAEMLRQIFIRAVDSARPGPVIPPALPAKPAGRCVVIGAGKASAAMAAAVDAAWPDVDLSGVVVTRYGHAVPAGRIRILEAAHPVADAMSETAALQIVEALRGLTADDLVLALISGGGSALMALPLPGLTLGDKQAIARALLHSGASISEMNLVRRHLSAVKGGRLAAMAHPARVVSLIISDVPGDNPADVASGPTVADGSQPADALRVLERYGIAVPEAVRQVLNAGDRAGSESHSPTLRDNSAALSEVKLVATPAMALNAAADAARRLGLTPLILGDAIEGESREAAIVMAGIAKSVKQYGQPLSGPAVLLSGGETTVTVANGRAGKGGRNTEFLLSLACALKGENGVWAVAGDTDGIDGTEDAAGAIISPDTLARGRSRGLNASDYLDAHDSYSYFHATGDLLITGPTLTNVNDIRAILIA, from the coding sequence ATGACCAATCCACAGGCCGCAGAGATGCTGCGGCAGATCTTTATTCGGGCCGTCGACAGCGCCCGCCCCGGGCCGGTTATCCCGCCCGCGCTGCCGGCTAAACCCGCTGGGCGCTGCGTGGTGATCGGTGCCGGTAAGGCTTCCGCCGCCATGGCGGCGGCGGTGGATGCGGCCTGGCCGGATGTTGACCTCAGCGGCGTGGTGGTCACCCGCTACGGTCACGCTGTTCCCGCTGGACGCATTCGCATCCTCGAAGCGGCTCATCCGGTAGCCGACGCGATGAGCGAAACGGCGGCGCTGCAGATCGTTGAAGCCCTGCGCGGGCTGACCGCCGACGACCTGGTGCTGGCGCTGATCTCCGGCGGCGGTTCCGCCTTAATGGCGCTGCCGCTGCCGGGCCTGACGCTCGGCGACAAGCAGGCGATCGCCCGGGCGCTGCTGCACAGCGGAGCAAGCATCAGCGAGATGAACCTGGTGCGTCGCCATCTCTCCGCCGTGAAGGGCGGCAGGCTGGCGGCGATGGCCCATCCCGCACGGGTGGTATCGCTGATTATCAGCGACGTTCCCGGCGACAATCCGGCCGACGTCGCCTCGGGTCCGACGGTGGCCGACGGCAGCCAACCTGCGGATGCGCTCAGGGTGCTTGAGCGCTACGGTATTGCGGTGCCTGAGGCGGTGCGTCAGGTTCTGAACGCCGGGGATCGGGCAGGCAGCGAAAGCCACAGCCCGACGCTGCGCGATAATTCGGCGGCATTAAGTGAGGTTAAACTGGTTGCCACGCCGGCGATGGCGCTCAACGCCGCCGCTGATGCCGCCCGACGGCTGGGCTTAACCCCGCTGATCCTCGGTGACGCCATTGAAGGAGAGAGCCGCGAGGCCGCTATCGTGATGGCCGGGATCGCCAAATCGGTCAAGCAGTACGGGCAGCCGCTTTCCGGCCCTGCGGTACTGCTCTCCGGGGGCGAAACCACGGTGACGGTGGCCAATGGCCGGGCAGGAAAAGGCGGGCGCAATACCGAGTTTCTGCTCAGCCTGGCCTGCGCGTTGAAGGGGGAAAACGGGGTCTGGGCCGTCGCCGGGGACACCGACGGCATCGACGGCACCGAAGATGCCGCCGGGGCAATCATCAGCCCCGACACGCTGGCGCGCGGCAGGTCGCGCGGGCTGAATGCCTCTGACTATCTGGATGCCCACGACAGCTACAGCTATTTCCACGCCACCGGCGATCTGCTGATCACCGGCCCAACGCTGACCAACGTTAACGACATCCGCGCGATTCTGATTGCCTGA
- a CDS encoding MFS transporter, whose translation MNTSLEKRVMRKVTLRIVPFIILLYFIAFLDRVNIGFAALTMNQDLGFSPTVFGLGAGIFFLGYFLFEVPSNLILHKVGARIWIARVMITWGLVSGCMAFVQGTTSFYTLRFLLGVAEAGFFPGIILYLSYWFPAAKRAQVTAIFMAAAPLSTALGSPISAALLEMHGLFGYAGWQWMFVLEAIPAVVLGVVVLFWLTDRPAKAKWLTDEEREWLQNTMQQEELARAAKQSHSSAWRGLTDRRVLALALVYFGTSAGLYTLGIWSPQIIHSFGASSLELGFLNAIPAVVGVIAMILWARHSDRTNERSWHVIAACLLAAAGLIYAGNVSSLLAVILALTLVTVGISASKPPLWSMPTLFLSGPAAAAGIATINSIGNLGGFVGPMMIGVIRQQTGSYTWGLYFVAGLLAISAITVLILSAKKPQAQAADAPHPRTH comes from the coding sequence ATGAACACGTCCCTCGAAAAAAGGGTAATGCGTAAAGTGACGTTGCGCATTGTGCCCTTTATCATCCTGCTCTACTTCATCGCTTTTCTCGACCGCGTGAATATCGGTTTTGCCGCTTTAACGATGAATCAGGACTTAGGTTTTTCGCCCACGGTATTTGGTCTGGGCGCGGGGATCTTCTTTCTCGGTTATTTTCTTTTCGAAGTGCCCTCCAATCTGATCCTGCATAAAGTTGGTGCCCGTATCTGGATTGCCCGCGTGATGATCACCTGGGGGCTGGTATCGGGCTGCATGGCCTTTGTGCAGGGCACCACCAGCTTCTACACGCTGCGATTCCTGCTCGGTGTCGCCGAAGCCGGATTCTTCCCCGGGATCATTCTCTATCTCAGCTACTGGTTCCCGGCAGCGAAGCGCGCCCAGGTGACCGCTATTTTTATGGCTGCGGCACCGCTCTCCACCGCGCTGGGTTCACCGATTTCCGCCGCGCTGCTGGAGATGCACGGGCTGTTCGGCTACGCCGGATGGCAGTGGATGTTTGTGCTCGAAGCGATACCGGCCGTGGTGCTGGGCGTGGTGGTGCTGTTCTGGCTGACCGACCGCCCGGCGAAGGCGAAATGGCTGACCGATGAGGAACGCGAGTGGCTGCAAAATACCATGCAGCAGGAAGAGCTGGCGCGGGCGGCGAAACAGAGCCACAGCAGCGCATGGCGCGGCCTGACCGACCGCCGCGTGCTGGCCCTGGCGCTGGTCTATTTCGGCACCTCGGCGGGGCTGTACACGCTGGGCATCTGGTCGCCGCAGATTATTCACAGTTTTGGCGCTTCATCGCTGGAACTGGGCTTTCTGAACGCCATTCCGGCCGTGGTGGGCGTCATCGCCATGATCCTCTGGGCGCGCCATTCCGACCGCACCAATGAACGCAGCTGGCACGTGATCGCCGCCTGCCTGCTGGCCGCCGCCGGGCTGATCTACGCCGGTAACGTCAGCTCACTGCTGGCGGTGATCCTCGCCCTGACGCTGGTCACCGTGGGCATCAGCGCCTCCAAACCGCCGCTGTGGAGTATGCCAACGCTGTTCCTCAGCGGACCGGCCGCCGCCGCAGGCATCGCCACCATTAACTCCATCGGCAATCTCGGCGGCTTCGTCGGCCCGATGATGATTGGCGTGATCCGCCAGCAGACCGGCAGCTACACCTGGGGACTCTATTTCGTCGCCGGACTGCTTGCTATCTCGGCCATCACCGTTCTTATCCTGTCGGCAAAAAAACCGCAGGCGCAGGCAGCTGATGCCCCGCATCCCCGTACTCACTGA
- a CDS encoding UxaA family hydrolase: MEIQGSKFAGYRRENGRVGIRNHVIVLPVDDISNAAAEAVANNIKGTVALPHPYGRLQFGEDLELHFRTLIGTGCNPNVAAVIVIGIEPGWTQRVVDGIKATGKPVAGFWIEQNGDHNTICASSRKAREFSQYASELQRETCDISELWVSTKCGESDTTSGCGANPSVGNLFDRLHANGNTLLFGETSELTGGEHLVAARCINDDVRTKFQFMFDRYSAMIDRWKTSDLSESQPTKGNIEGGLTTIEEKALGNIQKIGKKCRVDGVLDKAETPTGPGLWFMDSSSAAAEMVTLCAAAGYVAHFFPTGQGNVIGNPILPVIKICANPRTVRTMSEHIDVDVSALLRREMTMDGAGDALLECLMRTANGRLTAAEALGHREFVLTRIFESA; this comes from the coding sequence ATGGAAATCCAGGGAAGCAAGTTTGCAGGCTATCGCCGCGAAAACGGTCGCGTGGGCATTCGCAATCATGTGATTGTGCTGCCGGTGGATGATATCTCCAACGCCGCGGCGGAAGCGGTCGCGAACAATATTAAAGGCACCGTTGCACTGCCGCATCCCTACGGTCGCCTGCAGTTTGGTGAGGATCTGGAGCTGCACTTCCGCACGCTGATCGGCACCGGCTGTAACCCGAACGTGGCGGCGGTGATCGTCATCGGCATTGAGCCGGGCTGGACCCAGCGCGTGGTCGACGGTATTAAAGCCACGGGCAAGCCGGTGGCAGGATTCTGGATTGAGCAGAACGGGGATCACAACACCATCTGCGCCTCATCGCGTAAGGCACGGGAATTTTCGCAGTACGCCTCTGAACTGCAGCGCGAAACCTGCGATATCAGCGAGCTGTGGGTGTCGACCAAGTGCGGCGAGTCCGATACCACCTCCGGCTGCGGCGCAAACCCGTCGGTGGGCAACCTGTTCGATCGCCTGCACGCCAACGGCAATACGCTGCTGTTTGGGGAGACCTCCGAACTCACCGGCGGTGAACATCTGGTGGCCGCGCGCTGCATCAATGACGACGTGCGCACGAAGTTCCAGTTTATGTTCGATCGCTACAGCGCGATGATCGACCGCTGGAAGACCAGCGATCTCTCCGAATCGCAGCCGACCAAAGGCAATATCGAAGGCGGCCTGACCACCATCGAAGAGAAGGCGCTGGGCAATATTCAGAAAATCGGCAAAAAGTGCCGGGTGGACGGCGTGCTGGATAAAGCCGAAACGCCAACCGGGCCGGGGCTGTGGTTTATGGATTCCTCCTCCGCCGCCGCCGAAATGGTGACGCTCTGCGCCGCAGCGGGCTATGTGGCGCACTTCTTCCCCACCGGCCAGGGGAACGTGATCGGTAACCCGATCCTGCCGGTGATAAAAATCTGCGCCAACCCGCGCACCGTGCGAACGATGTCCGAGCACATTGATGTGGATGTCTCCGCCCTGCTGCGCCGCGAAATGACCATGGACGGCGCGGGCGACGCGCTGCTGGAATGCCTGATGCGTACCGCCAACGGTCGCCTGACCGCCGCTGAAGCGCTGGGCCATCGGGAATTTGTTCTGACCCGTATCTTCGAAAGTGCGTAA
- a CDS encoding alcohol dehydrogenase catalytic domain-containing protein, translating into MKALVYTQPYRVSVEERPYPQLEDGSELVLIRIGAAGICGSDMHAFHGSDPRRQPGLVLGHELAGEVVESQSARFRIGDRVTANPLITCGQCEFCRQGRDNLCSDRHMVGMDWAGAFAEFMKIPARSVVKLPDSLSVQHAALTEPAATVVHALKLTQRALTLLLAETRALVIGGGAIGLLTVLVLRAWGCRDITLAETNGLRREAAVRHTGCVGINPLETPVEEAQMQLVIDAVGAAPTRQMALQAVKPGGVVMHIGLQAWASEIDMRKLTLAEITLLGTYTYTMDDFCVTLKMLGEGALGPLDWVETRPLAEGQQAFDDLESQRVSAAKILLIP; encoded by the coding sequence ATGAAAGCATTAGTTTATACCCAACCTTACCGGGTCAGCGTTGAGGAACGCCCTTATCCCCAGCTGGAGGACGGCAGCGAGCTGGTGCTGATCCGCATCGGTGCCGCCGGGATCTGCGGCTCGGATATGCACGCGTTCCACGGCAGCGATCCCCGTCGTCAGCCCGGGCTGGTCCTCGGCCATGAACTGGCGGGTGAGGTGGTGGAAAGCCAGTCCGCGCGTTTCCGCATCGGTGACCGTGTCACGGCCAATCCGCTGATTACCTGCGGGCAGTGCGAATTCTGTCGCCAGGGGCGCGATAATCTGTGCAGCGACCGCCATATGGTGGGCATGGACTGGGCGGGCGCGTTTGCCGAGTTTATGAAGATCCCCGCCCGTTCGGTGGTGAAGTTGCCCGATTCGCTCTCCGTGCAGCACGCCGCCCTGACGGAACCTGCCGCCACGGTAGTTCACGCACTAAAGCTGACGCAGCGAGCGTTAACCCTGCTGCTGGCGGAAACGCGGGCGCTGGTAATTGGCGGCGGGGCTATCGGCCTGCTGACGGTGCTGGTGCTGCGCGCCTGGGGCTGCCGGGATATCACTCTGGCGGAAACCAACGGCCTGCGGCGGGAGGCGGCGGTGCGGCATACCGGCTGCGTCGGCATTAATCCGCTGGAAACCCCGGTTGAAGAGGCGCAGATGCAGCTGGTTATCGATGCGGTGGGTGCGGCCCCGACGCGGCAGATGGCGCTACAGGCGGTGAAACCCGGCGGGGTGGTGATGCACATCGGCCTGCAGGCGTGGGCCAGTGAAATCGATATGCGCAAGCTGACGCTGGCGGAAATCACCCTGCTCGGCACCTACACCTATACCATGGATGATTTCTGCGTCACGCTGAAAATGCTGGGGGAAGGGGCGCTTGGGCCGCTGGACTGGGTGGAAACACGCCCGCTGGCGGAGGGCCAGCAGGCGTTTGACGATCTGGAATCGCAACGGGTTTCGGCGGCGAAGATTCTGTTGATCCCCTGA
- the hisD gene encoding histidinol dehydrogenase gives MSVTWLKKATKTPESNTSEARRVVEEMLTTIKVEGEEAVRRYAHTLDKWSGEIVLTPEQIAAQIREVPADVRRDIDYAIEQVYTFACAQRESVKDIEVTLPSGLIAGQKVLPVNTVGCYAPAGRYAHIASAYMGVATARAAGVKNIIACSGPYLGQSIHPCVLYAFHRAGASTIMTLGGVQAISTMAWGLFTGTPADVVVGPGNKFVAEAKRTLFGQVGIDVFAGPSEVAVIADDSADARVVACDLVGQAEHGHESPAWLFTTSRALAEAVMAEVPRLIDLLPPVARDAASCAWRDYGEVILCDSREEVVAISDRYASEHLEVHTRDLNWWLDSLSCYGSLFLGEETTVAFGDKCSGPNHVLPTKGAARYSGGLSVHKFLKTLTWQRMPREAVPQIGEATARISRLEGMEAHARTAEIRLEKYFPGIAFQLGTPVTR, from the coding sequence ATGTCTGTAACCTGGTTAAAAAAAGCAACTAAGACCCCGGAGTCCAATACTTCAGAAGCTCGTCGTGTGGTTGAAGAGATGCTCACCACCATTAAAGTCGAAGGGGAAGAGGCGGTGCGCCGCTATGCCCACACGCTGGATAAATGGAGCGGGGAGATCGTTCTGACCCCGGAACAGATTGCGGCGCAGATACGCGAAGTCCCCGCCGACGTCCGGCGGGATATCGACTATGCCATTGAGCAGGTTTACACCTTCGCCTGTGCCCAGCGTGAGTCGGTGAAGGATATCGAGGTGACGCTGCCTTCCGGTCTGATCGCCGGGCAAAAAGTGCTGCCGGTCAATACCGTCGGCTGCTACGCCCCGGCAGGGCGCTATGCCCACATCGCTTCGGCCTATATGGGCGTGGCGACCGCCAGGGCCGCCGGGGTGAAAAATATTATCGCCTGCTCCGGGCCTTATCTCGGCCAGTCGATTCATCCCTGCGTGCTTTACGCCTTCCACCGGGCGGGAGCCAGCACCATCATGACCCTCGGCGGCGTGCAGGCGATTTCCACCATGGCGTGGGGGCTGTTCACCGGTACGCCTGCCGATGTGGTGGTGGGGCCGGGCAATAAATTTGTTGCCGAAGCCAAACGTACCCTGTTTGGACAGGTGGGCATTGATGTGTTTGCCGGGCCGTCGGAAGTGGCGGTGATTGCCGACGACAGCGCCGATGCCCGCGTGGTGGCCTGCGATCTGGTCGGCCAGGCGGAGCACGGGCATGAATCGCCCGCCTGGCTGTTTACCACCTCCCGCGCACTGGCCGAGGCGGTGATGGCGGAGGTTCCCCGGCTGATCGATCTGCTGCCGCCGGTGGCGCGCGATGCGGCGAGCTGCGCGTGGCGTGACTACGGCGAAGTGATCCTGTGCGACAGCCGCGAAGAGGTGGTGGCGATCTCCGACCGCTACGCGTCCGAACATCTGGAAGTGCATACCCGCGATCTGAACTGGTGGCTGGACTCCCTCAGCTGCTACGGCTCGCTGTTCCTCGGGGAAGAAACCACCGTGGCCTTTGGTGATAAGTGCAGCGGGCCTAACCACGTGCTGCCGACCAAAGGCGCGGCGCGTTACTCCGGCGGCCTGTCGGTGCATAAATTCCTGAAAACGCTGACCTGGCAACGTATGCCGCGTGAAGCCGTCCCGCAAATCGGTGAGGCCACCGCGCGGATATCGCGCCTGGAAGGGATGGAAGCCCACGCCCGCACCGCCGAAATCCGCCTGGAAAAATATTTCCCCGGCATCGCTTTCCAGCTCGGCACGCCGGTGACGCGCTAA
- a CDS encoding LysR family transcriptional regulator encodes MDINQLRCFVAVGKELHFGRAAQRMEMMPASLSRFIKLLEEDLGVRLLNRSTRNVSFTAEGAIFFDEASNIIDRFDALAARFKVGIKDDRRTLRIGAMDTAARGLVPALLNLFLAQHPDTDIHIIEDKTINLLPKLKSGWLDMIFIRAPQTLDASLAVRFITREHCVLAVPVSHPLAAKGSVSVADFSQAAMIIADRRTRPHSHDLTMSLFKHAGFTPHIAQYAEEKQTILSLVAAGLGLAVVPASYSNMNGDKVTYIPLILDEQSKGLPLSVAWQKGNEDEYLRDMLRLLNEHKGALTGGL; translated from the coding sequence GTGGATATAAATCAACTACGTTGCTTTGTTGCAGTCGGCAAAGAGCTGCACTTTGGCCGGGCGGCCCAAAGAATGGAAATGATGCCTGCGTCACTTTCTCGCTTTATCAAACTGCTGGAAGAGGACCTCGGGGTACGGTTGTTGAATCGCTCAACGCGCAACGTTTCATTCACCGCCGAGGGGGCAATATTTTTCGACGAAGCCAGCAATATTATCGATCGGTTTGATGCGCTGGCGGCGCGATTTAAAGTCGGAATAAAAGACGATCGCCGAACGTTAAGAATCGGCGCGATGGATACCGCCGCCAGGGGATTAGTTCCGGCGCTGCTGAACTTATTTCTGGCGCAGCATCCCGATACCGATATCCATATTATCGAAGATAAAACCATTAACCTGCTGCCTAAATTAAAATCCGGCTGGCTGGATATGATCTTTATTCGCGCACCGCAGACGCTGGATGCCTCGCTGGCGGTGCGCTTTATCACCCGTGAGCACTGCGTGCTGGCCGTGCCGGTCAGCCATCCGCTGGCGGCAAAGGGCAGCGTCTCGGTGGCGGATTTCAGCCAGGCCGCGATGATTATCGCCGACCGGCGAACCCGCCCGCACAGCCACGATCTCACCATGAGCCTGTTTAAACATGCCGGTTTTACGCCGCATATCGCGCAGTATGCCGAAGAGAAGCAGACCATTCTGAGCCTGGTCGCTGCCGGTCTGGGCCTGGCCGTGGTGCCGGCTTCCTATAGCAATATGAACGGTGACAAGGTCACGTATATTCCGCTGATCCTGGACGAACAAAGCAAGGGGCTCCCTTTAAGCGTGGCGTGGCAGAAGGGGAACGAGGATGAATATCTGCGGGATATGCTGCGGCTGCTGAACGAGCACAAAGGGGCGTTGACCGGGGGGCTGTAA
- a CDS encoding MFS transporter, producing the protein MQQPASGNLRRVTVSSLFGSTIEWYDFFLYGTVAGMVFNKLYFPEGDPFITTLLSYGVFAIGFLTRPLGAIIFGHFGDTLGRKKMLILTLVIMGGATVFIGLIPSYHQIGLWAPCLLVLCRLIQGIGLGGEWGGAVLMTYESAPEKHRAFFASIPQIGMSLGLLLASGAIGLASLLLTDEAFMSWGWRVPFLLSGVFVIIGTYIRNNVAETEDFLRAKEAQKDKPKRIPLVELFRKHTGLVFTCMGMRLIDGVFFNIFGVFSLTWLTQTLDVPRGQAIVAILASAFVMSFFIPFWGYMADRYGRAKIFAMGATLSGLSAFPAFALMHGHADNIWIIWASIVIPFGIFHAAVFGTLSSVYSDCFDASIRYTGISFAYQISGVFAGGLTPVLATIFSEMLGGKPWLICAYVLIIGLISAACALYLWRRTHGAGRLAMGQTLTMK; encoded by the coding sequence ATGCAACAGCCAGCCAGCGGTAACCTGCGGCGCGTCACGGTGTCGAGCCTGTTCGGATCGACAATCGAGTGGTACGACTTTTTCCTGTACGGCACCGTCGCCGGCATGGTGTTTAACAAGCTCTATTTCCCGGAGGGCGATCCCTTTATCACCACGCTGCTTTCCTACGGCGTGTTCGCCATTGGATTCTTAACGCGTCCGCTGGGGGCCATTATTTTTGGTCACTTTGGCGATACGCTGGGCCGCAAAAAAATGCTGATCCTGACGCTGGTGATTATGGGCGGGGCCACGGTGTTTATCGGCCTGATACCCAGCTATCACCAGATCGGGCTTTGGGCACCGTGCCTGCTGGTGCTGTGTCGTCTGATTCAGGGGATTGGCCTGGGCGGTGAATGGGGCGGCGCGGTTCTGATGACCTATGAGTCGGCACCGGAAAAACACCGGGCCTTCTTCGCCAGCATTCCGCAGATCGGCATGTCGCTCGGACTGCTGCTGGCCTCGGGGGCCATTGGTCTGGCGTCACTTTTGCTGACGGATGAGGCGTTTATGTCCTGGGGCTGGCGCGTGCCGTTCCTGCTCAGCGGCGTGTTCGTGATTATCGGCACCTACATCCGCAACAACGTGGCGGAAACGGAAGATTTCCTCAGGGCGAAAGAGGCGCAGAAGGATAAGCCGAAGCGCATTCCGCTGGTGGAGCTGTTCCGTAAGCATACCGGGCTGGTCTTTACCTGCATGGGGATGCGGCTGATCGACGGCGTGTTCTTCAATATTTTCGGCGTGTTCTCGCTGACCTGGCTGACTCAGACGCTGGATGTTCCCCGGGGGCAGGCCATTGTGGCCATCCTCGCCAGCGCCTTTGTAATGAGCTTTTTTATTCCGTTCTGGGGCTATATGGCCGACCGCTACGGTCGGGCGAAGATCTTCGCCATGGGCGCCACGCTCTCCGGCCTTTCTGCCTTCCCGGCGTTTGCGCTGATGCACGGCCATGCGGATAACATCTGGATTATCTGGGCATCGATTGTTATCCCGTTCGGCATCTTCCATGCGGCGGTCTTCGGCACGCTGTCGTCGGTGTACTCGGACTGTTTTGACGCCTCGATTCGCTATACGGGCATCTCCTTTGCCTATCAGATTTCCGGCGTCTTTGCCGGCGGACTGACCCCGGTGCTGGCGACGATTTTCTCCGAAATGCTCGGTGGGAAACCGTGGCTGATCTGCGCCTATGTCCTGATTATCGGTCTGATCAGCGCGGCCTGTGCGCTCTATTTATGGCGTCGTACCCACGGTGCCGGTCGTCTGGCGATGGGCCAGACCTTAACGATGAAGTGA
- a CDS encoding UxaA family hydrolase, which translates to MSIDFVVHDDGDSVGVVVVEGVEAGQKLTGWIMDQNKTIEFAVKDAIPIGHKLAIRDLAVDDTVIKYGEDIGRVVAAIKQGEHLHVHNVKTKRW; encoded by the coding sequence ATGAGTATTGATTTTGTCGTACATGATGATGGCGATTCTGTTGGGGTGGTCGTGGTGGAAGGCGTGGAAGCAGGCCAGAAACTGACGGGCTGGATCATGGATCAAAACAAAACGATCGAGTTTGCGGTGAAAGATGCCATTCCGATTGGCCATAAGTTAGCCATTCGCGATCTGGCCGTGGATGACACGGTGATCAAATACGGCGAAGACATCGGCCGCGTGGTGGCGGCAATCAAACAGGGCGAGCATCTCCACGTTCACAACGTTAAAACCAAAAGGTGGTAA